One stretch of Dokdonia sp. Hel_I_53 DNA includes these proteins:
- a CDS encoding S8 family serine peptidase, which translates to MKNLLPLFLFLCTLNLISQEDAWVFLNDKENVSEALASPITILTQKAIDRKEMHNVAIDERDVPVNEHYISQIKSQDGITVLAKSKWMNCLHVRGSQAAIESLADLSFVSSIDFADNSLNTNSSTFQFIKEDPVAEQTRAEFTYGSTENQVTMLNVQALHQQDYTGEGMTIAVMDSGFPGVDQIGGFARLRNAGKLLNGYDFVDREENEFLFRGNNHGTKVLSDIVGFITDQFVGTAPDAAVYCFRTEDTANENPVEESYWVEAAERADSLGVDVINTSLGYRTFDNPAYDYTYEDMDGETAFISRGATLAFEKGMLVVTSSGNSGSDRISAPADARGSFTVGAVDSNGNYASFSSIGPTSDGRVKPDVMAKGQGSAVIDENNIIRTNNGTSFSSPIMAGAVASFWQANRERTNEAVIQVIRENSSIFNNPNPRFGYGIPDFEAALPQILNTTDYAFAKAYQVYPNPTSQDATLVLPENVENAEIFIYDLLGKQVKNYKTTKKISTLPTSQLKSGVYILQIKSNKSLFTQKLIKS; encoded by the coding sequence ATGAAAAATCTTTTACCCCTCTTTCTTTTTTTATGTACTCTTAATTTAATATCTCAAGAAGATGCTTGGGTTTTTCTTAACGATAAAGAAAACGTTTCTGAAGCGCTAGCAAGCCCCATTACGATCTTAACTCAAAAAGCAATTGACCGCAAGGAGATGCATAATGTTGCTATTGATGAGCGAGATGTACCCGTAAATGAACATTATATTTCTCAAATTAAATCACAAGATGGAATTACAGTGCTGGCAAAGTCTAAATGGATGAATTGCCTTCACGTACGTGGATCACAGGCTGCAATAGAATCACTAGCCGATTTGAGTTTTGTAAGCTCGATAGACTTTGCAGATAATTCTTTAAATACTAATTCCTCCACATTTCAATTTATTAAAGAAGACCCTGTTGCTGAACAGACACGCGCAGAATTTACCTATGGTAGTACAGAAAACCAAGTGACAATGCTCAATGTTCAAGCCTTACACCAGCAAGATTATACGGGAGAAGGAATGACCATTGCTGTTATGGATTCAGGTTTTCCAGGAGTAGATCAAATAGGAGGTTTTGCTAGATTACGTAATGCAGGAAAGTTATTGAATGGCTATGACTTTGTAGACCGCGAAGAAAATGAGTTTCTATTCAGAGGGAATAATCATGGTACAAAAGTATTATCTGATATTGTAGGGTTTATTACGGATCAATTTGTAGGCACTGCTCCAGATGCCGCAGTATATTGTTTTAGAACTGAAGACACAGCAAATGAAAATCCCGTAGAAGAATCATATTGGGTAGAAGCAGCAGAGCGTGCAGATAGCCTTGGAGTAGATGTCATTAATACGTCTTTAGGATATCGCACTTTTGATAATCCAGCCTATGATTATACCTATGAAGATATGGATGGAGAAACTGCATTTATTTCAAGGGGAGCAACACTTGCTTTTGAAAAGGGAATGCTAGTGGTGACTAGTTCAGGAAATTCTGGTTCTGATAGGATTAGTGCGCCGGCAGACGCAAGAGGTTCATTCACTGTAGGAGCTGTAGATAGTAATGGTAACTATGCAAGCTTTAGTAGTATAGGACCTACTAGCGATGGTCGCGTTAAGCCAGATGTGATGGCAAAGGGTCAAGGGAGTGCGGTTATAGATGAAAACAATATTATTAGGACAAATAACGGGACGAGCTTCAGTTCACCAATTATGGCTGGAGCGGTGGCAAGTTTTTGGCAGGCAAATAGAGAACGTACTAACGAAGCTGTAATACAAGTAATTAGAGAAAATTCTAGCATATTTAATAATCCCAATCCAAGATTCGGATACGGAATTCCAGATTTTGAAGCAGCGTTGCCACAAATTTTAAACACAACGGATTACGCTTTCGCGAAAGCGTACCAAGTCTACCCCAATCCAACCTCGCAAGATGCGACACTCGTATTACCAGAAAACGTTGAGAATGCTGAAATTTTTATCTATGATTTGCTAGGCAAGCAGGTCAAAAATTATAAAACCACAAAGAAAATTTCAACACTGCCCACTTCTCAATTAAAGAGCGGTGTATATATTCTTCAAATTAAAAGCAACAAGTCTCTGTTCACTCAAAAACTTATAAAATCTTAA